The genomic stretch ttctcactcatgctcaaaatggaggacattttgacattcttcctggatagaagtttgggatgtagctttgtgtgttggactaggacttgggagtccaggattcgattccctgcctattgggtgacctcaagcaagtcacactctctcagcctcctcagcagaaagccatggcaaacctcctctgaacaaatcttgccaagcaaaccccaggataggtttgctttaaagtCTTCATAAGgtgggaaacaacttggaggtacTGTACACAATAACAAatgtactgtacctttaagtgcagtggaggatccagcatggtgtagtggcctaggACAATGGGTGACCCGGGTTCAAGTCCCAACTCGGCCATacaaacccgctgggtgactttgggcagcaagccacactccctcagcctctcaggggaaggtaaagggcACCCTGCACCccgatgaaacttgccaaggCAATTctgcaccataagtcagaaaggagctgaaggcacacaacaacaacaacaacagcagcagcaacagcagcagaggaggaagaggaggggaggaggaaaaggagaaggaaaaagaagaaaaggaggaggaggaagaagaagaagaagaggggaggaggaggaggaggaggaggagaaagcagaagaggggaagaaaaagaggaggaggagaaaaagaagagggaaaaagaagagggatggcccttggggtcccttccaactctatgatactatgatacTTTATTTAAACCCAGTTTTCCCTCTGATGGGGAAGGAGGTGGGAAGAGTGCCagtggcagcatccacactggagaaacaactcactttgtctggctctttgctatggaattctgggctgctctgagccccacaacaaacttcaactcccagaattccataggaaagaggcagacaaagagttaaagcgggttgtttctccagtgtggatgcagccactgttTGTCCTTTTGTCCATGGGGGTGTTTCTATCGTGCTGCGGTGTATCGTCCGTATAAATCCGGACCTTCCCCCTCCGTTCtgacttgggctgctgccacactgcaaaattaatgtagtttgactccGCTTTAACTTAGTGCTAGGgaagctgggaattgtagtttgtggccaccaccagagctctctctgagagagaaggttcaattccctacaaaactacagttcccagaattccgtagcacggAACCAGGGCAGCGCTAacgcttccttccttctttccgggagagaagagaaggggagggaCGCGGCTGAGGCTGAGGCCTGTGGGCGAGGCGCGACCATGGAGGCCTCCtcggggcctcctcctcctcgcgtcCTGATCGTGGGCGCCGGCGTGGCGGGGCTCGGGGCGGCCCAGCGCCTCCTCTCGGGCTccctgcggcggcggcggcgccggCCCTTCTCCGACGTGCTCCTGCTGGAAGCCTCCGGCCGAGCGGGAGGCCGCATCCGCTCCGGGAAGCTGCGTAAGGCCGGAGGGGAGCTCCCAGAGGCGCCCCCGGGAAGTCGCTTGGCCCTGTGGGAGTGGCCcggtttgaggccgctttaactgcccgggctcaacaaacgacagttcccagagttccacagcactgagccgtggcagttacaGACTGCGGTGTCAAAGCGGGTGATTGCTGCAGCGCGGATGCAGCCCTCCATTTCTCTAATGACTTGGGAATAACAACTCCTCGCTTCCGACATTCTCGTTGTCAGCCTCCTTTCAGAGCTGCCTCCCGGGGCTTCCCTCTTCTGGAGGCCCCTTCcttcccgcctcctcctcctccgccattcCCTCCTTTGCTTGCAGCAGGGGCCAGGCTccccattggcctcctcccagAACCACCCCATGCGCAACCCTTAGGAATGCTTCCCCTATTCATGTTAATTCTCACATATCACTGAATATCATGTCCctcacatttgctgctttgacttttgcaggtttgattattcacagatgcTACtgtcaatatgttctctctaggaatatctaggtcctccggcacaactctgtggtcaactttaagcagaagctgcactgaagaaaccagagatccctagagaggacactccgctgggcatttgtggctcctccagcgcagttctgtgCTCAGTGTCTGGCAGACATTGgccacagaggagtttatcacactggggctaatttcagcattaaagagagattaaagcacatttaaagcatcctgcaaataaagcaaaaattgcaagtaattgcacaaatgattatcacatacaattgcacaaataaagggatatcggaaatgcattgttactGAAATGCCGAAAGGCAAAAGAtccatgttaatgcttctttgtggccactttaatggcgggttttgtgcgatgtcatATGAAATCGTTTCACATAATTACACAATTTTCCCGGGATATCCACAGGATAAACTCCCtgtctccttcgtgtgataaactgcaGAGTTGTACTGGAcaacctggagatttctagagaggtgttctctccagTAAAAACATAtgtttgttatttgcggttttttcaCGTTCacgagggtcctgtgcccctaaccccagcgaatgtggaatgACAGTAGCTGCGACAtaacattaaaatgatacctttaaattacaatatatgtatttacatgtacatagtttcatgaagttaaagtgaaatttggtaagatttgatgtttttaaagaaaaaaattaaaagaattttaaaaatataaattttaaatataaaaattaaaagtttaacaaaaataaaactcaaggcctctctttttctccccactgagccttgccccagtCCAgccttttaaagggatgcaggccaATACCAGAGCCCAGTTCTGCTCAAAGGCCATtgtttggggagtagtggtgtcaccttaggtagggtgtcatctggtgtgacCTGCACACCCTATTGACCCCCCTGTTTCCTTGCATCTCACCTGtctcccactttctctccttcctctcttggTGCTTCACCTTGCATCACTGCAAAGCAGTATCAACTACTTTGGGTGCAGAAGGCAGGCAGGTCAAGGAAGCAGTGTCCTTATCAACATGAGGTAAAGTCCTGGGGGACCAAGAAAAGCCTGGCCAGTCCCCTTACCTGAGATAGGAAGAAAAGAATCAGTGTCTCTGGCATTATTGCAATGCCCGCTGCTTCCCACTCACCACCCAGCCTTGCCTCTCCAGCACATGTCACTCTGTCCCCCTGTTTGCCACCTCATGGTAGTGAGACTAAGACACAGCCTGCCCTTTGAAGCATCATGAGTTGCTTTGTGCCATCAACACTGCTTTACAAAGGGCTGCTAGAAGAATGGGACCTTGAGGAAGAAAGTGATATGAGAGTTGAGCAGCACATGAGTGAGAAGAGAGAGTGACAAGAAGCAAGGCAAGCAAGCCAGAAGAAAGCATTCTACTATGATCACCTGATTCAGCCTAATGGATGGGTCAACTCTGGGTGGGAGGCAAGGAAGCAAGAATATGAGACAGCAGTGGCTCTTTTCCGTCCAAATTAGGTGTTGGGAGCATCCATTTGGCACCTAGAATTAAAAGCTCAAAGGAGTGATTCTGCTAAGGCTCCCCAATATGAAGACGCTGAAAAGCAACCCTggtaaaaatggcttttcttcctttcctttttcctaggAGATAAGGTAGTTGAGATTGGTGCCCACTGGATCCATGGGCCTTCAAGGGAGAATCCTGTGTTCCAGCTTGCTTCAGAGCATGGATTACTAGATGAGGATGCTATGTCTCAGGAGAACCAACAAGTGGAAGCAGGGGGACATCCTGTGGGGCCATCAGAAAGCTATTCCAGCCAGGGCCACGTGCTGAACTCTGACATAATGAACTCCATGGGTCTCCTTTTTTTTACTCTCTTAGAAGAATCACGCAAGTTCCTGCATGCAGACAAAGTACCTGTACCTAGTGTGGGTGAATACATAAAAGATACAATAGTTCAGAGGATGAAGGAATGGGCTGATGATGATAAGACAAAGTCCTTGAAGCTGGCGATCCTCAACATGTATTTCAAGTGGGAGTGCTGTGTGAGTGGAACTCATAGCATGGACCTGGTGGGCTTGGGGCCCTTTGGAGAGTATGTAATGCTGCCAGGACTGGACTGCACCTTTCCCAAGTGAGTGAACTATCTTAGATGTTATTGATAATCATTAGCTTGCCTATCACATATGGTTTCTGTGATCCCCTTCTCCTGGGTTTTAGATATATTTGCAGTGGGTTTGAGGAAACAATAGGTCTGTATTCTTTTCCATTTGGAAGATTTTACTAGCCATATGTATTTCACTATTGTCATTGGGTGTGCTGCATCCCATTTGTCCCACTGCAAGTTCTTTATAATTGCTCATATGGATTTTATGTTTCTTTGCCCTCTGGTGTAGTGCGTTTCTCCTTGTCATTTCctatctccttctcctttccatctaGAAGATAACTTGGATTAATGATTTGAGAGTGAATCTTCTGATTTGGGACTGAATCCATGCTGTAGATCCAAGAACAGTCTACCTAATTGTGTGTCTCCCCCTTTTTAGTGGTTATGAAGGACTCACAGACTGCATAATGTCAACTTTGCCCAAAGGGACTGTGCTATTTAATAAACCAGTGAAGACAGTTCACTGGGGAAGCTCCTACTTGGAAGAGTCCACAGGCCGCTTCTTTGGAGTTCAAGTAGAATGTGAAGATGGCGAGAAATTCTTAGCTGATCATGTCATCATCACAGTGCCTCTAGGTGAAACCTTAcaaccttttttattttcttctgaccTAACTGGCTGGTGTGACAAGCATTTTTCCCTTTTGTAGTACAGCAGATTTGTCTTTGCTAGTCTTACTTCAGCCAATATCCCCCATTTGTACAATTCTctgtcttccctccctcccccagctATCAAGCCCAAATAGAGCCTGGGGCttgcatggggagggggaggcaaaTTCGACCATAAAGCATAAGCTTGACTCCGCTTGGGATGTGGTAGGGAGGAGTCATGTGTGTGCTGACAAACCAAATGCACCTtacttttttcccccagcagcCCAAAGCTGCTACCATATGTTAATGGTGCCAATTGCCCCCTTTATCCAGTGCTCACTTCCCTTGTATAAGAAGCAGCAGCCCCTCTTGGGAACTGATAATAGCAAATGGGGGAAGAGGCTGCAGGGCAGAGTGCAATTACAAGAGAATAGCCCCATACACATGCCACAGATGGAGTGGTGACTGGTTTGCACAGGCAGGGTTAGCAAGCTGGCTAGCAGCACTGACTAAAAATTAAGTAGGGATCACGCACCTTGTTTTTAAGGGGGAATAACATTCCTGTAAACCTCTAAAAATCAGTTTGggaagaaatcacaagggccatcaagtccctGACatccaggaagacacaatcaatgCATTCCTAGcagatgtttaaaaacctccaaaagagagAGACTCAaacacactctgaggcagcatattcaactgttgaacagctctcactgtcaggaggttcctcctaatgtttagatgaaatctccttttctgtagtttgaattcatggctctgtggaacagcagaaaacaaacttgctccatcctcaatatgacatcccttcaaatatttaaacatagctttcACTGCACCTTTTAACCTTTTTATCTCCagagtaaacatacccagctccctaagtcactcctcttagggcatgatttccagacctttcatgaTTTTggccatcctcctctggacacactccagcttggcAATATGCCTCTTGTATTGTGGTGCGCTGaatgggacacagtattccagatgaagttGGAACAAAGTAAtagtattacttccctcagtctaaacACTAcagtcctattgatgcagcctaggattatACTGGCTTTTTTAGATGCTACATTGCAGTCTTGACTCatatttagcttgtggtctattaagactcctaggcgggatacaaaccgccgctttgcggcattcccccgccggtgccatttgctccgcgagggagccgcagcatccaaaccgcgcagctcccgcgtggagcaaaaaagaagctccatttcggagcttctttctgcggcgcacggatgacgtagcgaagcgccaagggcgcattcgctacgtcattagcgccgcgacacgtctggacgctatgcgtccagtacgtaaagatggcgccggccatgtagaagggacggcgccatcttgtacgtattgtatacgtactagggttaggggggtgcggaagcaccgccccttcctaaccctagtacgtgtacaatacgtactatatggcggtgtgtatcccgccctagTCTCCTTTTCCATGTACTGTTATCAAGCTAGGTATCATCCATCTactacctgtgcatttcatttttttttctgcctaaggaCCCTATCcatgctaattcaggaggcagccagttcctatcacacataaatcactGCCGAATCGCCACCTGTGTCAGAcctggatgcagcctggattGTCTAAGCCACTTCTGCAGCCATTTTCATCACCGACTTCTAAAGCTTTtagaagcttccaacttctaaaatttctaaaacttctaaaaatggccgcATAAGCAGCTTAgacaacccaggctgcatccagatgGACTCGGGCAGCAATTCAGCAGAGATTTATGTGTAATAGGAACCAattgcctcccaaattagcactgtattcaggaaaggtaagctacTCTTTTAACCCCATGTAATAGGGTCCCTAGTGTAGTACCTTCAGTTCTcgttgttgaaattcattttgttagttttggcccagctctctaatctgttaaggttattttgaattctgatgctGTTCTCTATCAGCTACacatcctaatttggtgtcatttgcatatttgataagcatgctctttATTCCATTATCCAAATCACTGATAAttttgttgaatagcactgggcccactACTCTCCAGaatgaggaggagccattgttgagtatcATTTGgattcagtcagtcaaccaattacaaatttgCCTGATAGTTGCattctctagcccacattttactagcttttttggaAGAATATAATTGTCAaaggtttactgaaatcaagatacgctatttccacagcattccttcatctatCAATTTTGTGACTCCATCAAAGAAAGGCATCAGATTAATAGGGCATGACTTGTTTTGAGAaaccatgctgacttttagtgatcatgccattcccttctaaatgcttatagactgtttaattatctgctctagaatctttcttggtattgaaaTCAGGATGACTGGATGATAATTACAGTATTTGGgccctcctcctctttatttttATGGTGCAAACAACATTTGCCCTTTCAGTCTGCTgagacctctcctgttctccaggaatttgcCAAGATTATTTACAGTGGTTCTTGAGTGTAGTTCATTTGGTTTGGAGACGTGAATTTTTTTAGAAGTACTATCtatttacctattctgtgctgcctTTCCCCTATTACATCATCCACTCCGTTTTTCTCACtttgagcactgttttccttttgtgagaagaccaAGGCATTTCCTCATTCTTCCTTTTACAATGGACATCAccaaacacacattttaattgt from Sceloporus undulatus isolate JIND9_A2432 ecotype Alabama chromosome 3, SceUnd_v1.1, whole genome shotgun sequence encodes the following:
- the PAOX gene encoding peroxisomal N(1)-acetyl-spermine/spermidine oxidase isoform X1, with product MEASSGPPPPRVLIVGAGVAGLGAAQRLLSGSLRRRRRRPFSDVLLLEASGRAGGRIRSGKLRDKVVEIGAHWIHGPSRENPVFQLASEHGLLDEDAMSQENQQVEAGGHPVGPSESYSSQGHVLNSDIMNSMGLLFFTLLEESRKFLHADKVPVPSVGEYIKDTIVQRMKEWADDDKTKSLKLAILNMYFKWECCVSGTHSMDLVGLGPFGEYVMLPGLDCTFPNGYEGLTDCIMSTLPKGTVLFNKPVKTVHWGSSYLEESTGRFFGVQVECEDGEKFLADHVIITVPLGFLKEHQNTFFSPPLPSQKMAAIRKLGFGTNNKIFLEFEQPFWKPDCEFVEVVWLDESPLAEPPSDLKVAWFQKIAGFIVLHPPERYGHILCGFIAGKESEFMETLTDTEIFTTLTQVFRRATGNPHLTPRSILRSKWHSEPYTKGSYSYVSVDSCGDDIDILSQPLPEEACNSKLPEVLFAGEATHRTFYSTTHGALLSGWREANRLIHIYDKSESLHAML